A genomic segment from Paramixta manurensis encodes:
- a CDS encoding succinate dehydrogenase iron-sulfur subunit: MRLEFSIYRYNPDVDDAPRMQEYSLEAEEGRDMMLLDALIRLKEKDPTLAFRRSCREGVCGSDGLNMNGKNGLACITPISALGNGKQKIVIRPLPGLPVIRDLVIDMSQFYAQYEKIKPFLLNNGENPPAREHLQSPAEREHLDGLYECILCACCSTSCPSFWWNPDKFIGPAGLLAAYRFLIDSRDTETDARLDNLNDAFSVFRCHSIMNCVSVCPKGLNPTRAIGHIKSMLLQRSA, from the coding sequence ATGAGACTCGAATTTTCTATTTATCGTTATAACCCGGATGTTGATGACGCGCCGCGCATGCAGGAATATAGCCTGGAGGCGGAAGAGGGGCGTGACATGATGTTGCTGGATGCGCTCATTCGCCTGAAAGAGAAAGATCCGACGCTGGCGTTTCGACGCTCCTGCCGTGAAGGGGTTTGTGGTTCAGATGGCCTGAACATGAACGGCAAAAATGGTCTGGCGTGCATTACGCCGATCTCGGCTTTAGGCAACGGCAAACAAAAAATCGTTATCCGTCCGCTGCCCGGTCTACCGGTAATTCGCGATCTGGTTATCGATATGAGCCAGTTCTATGCGCAGTATGAGAAGATTAAACCCTTCTTGTTGAATAATGGCGAGAATCCGCCTGCGCGCGAGCATTTACAATCTCCGGCAGAGCGCGAGCATCTCGACGGCCTGTATGAGTGTATCTTGTGTGCCTGCTGTTCAACCTCTTGTCCGTCATTCTGGTGGAATCCGGATAAATTTATCGGGCCCGCCGGCTTGCTGGCCGCTTACCGCTTCCTGATTGATAGCCGCGATACCGAAACCGATGCGCGTCTGGATAATCTAAATGATGCTTTCAGTGTATTCCGCTGCCACAGCATCATGAATTGTGTGAGCGTATGTCCGAAAGGCCTCAACCCAACGCGGGCGATTGGTCATATTAAATCAATGTTGTTGCAACGTAGCGCATAG
- the sucA gene encoding 2-oxoglutarate dehydrogenase E1 component, whose product MQNSAMKPWLDSSWLAGANQSYIEQLYEDFLTDPDSVDAAWRSLFQQLPGTGVRPEQFHSTTREYFRRLAKDATRYAASVGDPETNSRQVKVLQLINAFRFRGHQHANLDPLGLWKQETVPDLDPAFHGLTEADFQESFNVGSFAIGKETMKLGDLYAALKQTYCGSIGAEYMHITNTEEKRWLQQRIESVVGHASFTAEEKKGFLKELTAAEGLERYLGAKFPGAKRFSLEGGDALVPMLREMIRHAGKSGTREVVLGMAHRGRLNVLINVLGKKPQDLFDEFSGKHKEHLGTGDVKYHMGFSSDVETEGGMVHLALAFNPSHLEIVSPVVMGSVRARLDRLDEPSSNKVLPITIHGDAAVTGQGVVQETLNMSQARGYEVGGTVRIVINNQIGFTTSNPRDARSTQYCTDIGKMVLAPIFHVNADDPEAVAFVTRLALDFRNTFKRDVFIDLVCYRRHGHNEADEPSATQPVMYQKIKKHPTPRKIYADKLEAEKIASLEDSTEMVNLYRDALDAGECVVPEWRPMSLHSFTWSPYLNHEWDESYPETIDKKRLQELAKRISHVPETVEIQARVAKIYSDRAEMAEGNKLFDWGAAENLAYATLVDEGIPCRLSGEDMGRGTFFHRHAVIHNQANGSTYTPLQHVHNGQGVFKVWDSVLSEEAVLAFEYGYATAEPRTLTIWEAQFGDFANGAQVVIDQFISSGEQKWGRMCGLVMLLPHGYEGQGPEHSSARLERYLQLCAEQNMQVCVPSTPAQVYHMLRRQALRGMRRPLVVMSPKSLLRHPLAVSSLDELAEGSFRPAIGEVDSLDPQGVKRVVLCSGKVYYDLLEQRRKNEQTDVAIVRIEQLYPFPHKAVQEVLQPYAHVHDFVWCQEEPLNQGAWYCSQHHFREVVPFGASLRYAGRPASASPAVGYMSVHQQQQKDLVNDALNVD is encoded by the coding sequence ATGCAGAACAGCGCGATGAAGCCCTGGCTGGACTCCTCCTGGCTGGCCGGCGCGAACCAATCTTACATAGAGCAACTCTATGAGGATTTTCTAACCGATCCTGACTCTGTTGATGCTGCGTGGCGTTCTTTGTTCCAGCAGCTTCCTGGCACTGGGGTTAGACCTGAACAGTTCCACTCAACGACGCGTGAATATTTCCGCCGCCTGGCGAAAGATGCCACGCGTTATGCCGCATCAGTCGGCGATCCTGAGACCAACTCCCGGCAAGTTAAAGTTCTCCAGTTGATCAACGCCTTTCGTTTTCGCGGCCATCAACATGCAAACCTCGATCCGCTAGGCCTGTGGAAACAGGAAACGGTACCGGATCTTGACCCTGCGTTCCACGGCTTAACCGAGGCGGATTTCCAGGAAAGCTTTAACGTGGGATCTTTTGCCATCGGTAAAGAAACCATGAAGCTCGGCGATCTCTACGCCGCGCTGAAGCAAACCTATTGCGGATCGATCGGCGCAGAGTATATGCACATTACTAACACCGAAGAAAAACGCTGGCTGCAACAGCGGATCGAATCGGTGGTAGGGCACGCCTCTTTTACCGCTGAAGAGAAGAAAGGTTTCCTAAAAGAACTGACGGCAGCGGAAGGTCTTGAGCGTTATCTCGGCGCGAAATTCCCTGGTGCGAAACGCTTCTCGCTTGAGGGCGGCGATGCGCTGGTGCCGATGCTACGCGAAATGATTCGCCATGCCGGTAAAAGCGGTACGCGTGAAGTGGTGCTGGGTATGGCGCACCGCGGGCGTTTAAACGTCCTGATCAACGTACTGGGTAAAAAGCCGCAGGATCTGTTCGACGAATTCTCCGGTAAACATAAAGAGCACCTCGGTACCGGTGATGTGAAGTACCACATGGGCTTCTCATCGGATGTTGAAACCGAAGGCGGAATGGTTCACCTGGCGCTGGCGTTTAACCCCTCGCACCTGGAAATCGTCAGCCCGGTGGTCATGGGATCGGTGCGTGCGCGTCTCGATCGCCTGGACGAACCGAGCAGTAATAAAGTCTTACCGATCACTATTCATGGCGATGCGGCCGTCACCGGCCAGGGCGTGGTGCAGGAAACCCTGAACATGTCGCAGGCGCGTGGTTATGAGGTAGGCGGTACGGTACGTATTGTTATCAATAACCAAATTGGTTTTACCACCTCGAACCCGCGTGATGCGCGTTCGACTCAGTACTGTACCGATATCGGTAAAATGGTACTGGCGCCAATCTTCCACGTTAATGCGGATGATCCGGAAGCGGTAGCATTCGTAACGCGCCTGGCGCTGGATTTCCGTAATACCTTTAAACGTGATGTCTTTATCGATCTGGTGTGTTATCGCCGTCATGGTCATAACGAGGCGGATGAGCCAAGTGCGACCCAGCCAGTGATGTACCAGAAAATTAAAAAACATCCGACGCCGCGTAAAATTTACGCCGATAAACTGGAAGCGGAAAAGATTGCCAGCCTGGAAGACTCAACCGAGATGGTTAACCTGTATCGCGATGCGCTGGATGCGGGCGAATGCGTGGTGCCGGAATGGCGTCCGATGAGTCTGCACTCCTTCACCTGGTCGCCTTATCTTAACCACGAGTGGGATGAGAGCTACCCGGAAACCATTGATAAAAAACGGTTGCAGGAGCTGGCTAAGCGCATCAGTCACGTACCGGAAACGGTTGAAATCCAGGCCCGTGTCGCGAAAATTTATAGCGACCGCGCCGAAATGGCAGAGGGGAATAAACTGTTCGACTGGGGCGCGGCGGAGAACCTTGCTTACGCGACGCTGGTTGATGAAGGCATTCCGTGCCGCTTGTCTGGCGAAGATATGGGGCGCGGTACCTTCTTCCATCGCCATGCGGTTATCCACAATCAGGCTAACGGCTCCACTTACACCCCGTTACAGCATGTACATAACGGCCAGGGTGTGTTCAAAGTGTGGGATTCGGTACTGTCTGAAGAAGCGGTTCTGGCTTTCGAATACGGTTACGCGACGGCTGAGCCTCGCACGCTGACCATTTGGGAAGCACAATTTGGCGACTTCGCGAACGGCGCGCAAGTGGTGATTGATCAGTTCATCAGCTCTGGCGAGCAGAAATGGGGCCGTATGTGTGGCCTGGTAATGTTACTGCCGCACGGCTATGAAGGTCAGGGGCCGGAGCACTCATCGGCGCGTCTGGAACGTTATCTGCAACTTTGCGCAGAGCAAAACATGCAGGTTTGTGTCCCATCAACGCCCGCGCAGGTTTACCACATGCTGCGTCGTCAGGCGCTGCGTGGTATGCGCCGTCCGTTGGTGGTCATGTCGCCGAAATCATTGCTGCGCCACCCGCTGGCGGTTTCATCGCTGGATGAGCTGGCGGAAGGTAGCTTTAGGCCTGCGATCGGCGAGGTTGACTCACTTGATCCGCAAGGCGTGAAACGTGTTGTACTTTGTTCCGGCAAAGTCTATTACGATTTATTGGAACAACGCCGTAAGAATGAACAGACCGATGTTGCCATCGTACGTATTGAGCAGCTTTATCCGTTCCCGCACAAAGCCGTGCAGGAAGTATTGCAGCCCTACGCGCACGTGCATGACTTCGTCTGGTGCCAGGAAGAGCCGCTGAATCAGGGCGCCTGGTATTGTAGTCAGCACCACTTCCGCGAAGTGGTTCCCTTTGGTGCCTCTTTACGCTACGCCGGTCGTCCGGCCTCCGCTTCACCCGCGGTGGGCTATATGTCCGTTCACCAGCAACAGCAAAAAGACCTGGTTAATGACGCGCTGAACGTTGATTAA